TGCAGGCGTCAAAGTTATAGGGTTCCTTTTCAGACAAAACGACCGACCTTACGAACTGTTCAGTACCGATTATGTCGTCTGGGACGGCTTCATCGGTTGAGTTCATCAACGGAGCAGTTTCAATGACTGCCTCGACACCAGTAGCCGATAGAATCGAATCGTGCTCTTGCGCTTCCCCGGTGGTGATACCCGCGTCCGAACGCGGAATGGAATTCTGTTCTGCACTTTGGTCACCCGTTGGCTCTGCGATTCCAAATGGTTCCGAAGGTCTCAATATCGAAATGATCTCTTCCTCGCATTCCGGCTTGCATTCGTTTGCATAGGATGGTCGATCAGAGCCTGATTCTTCAGGATGGACGATACCGAGAAACTCGTCGTTTGACTCGGCGAATTCAGTCTTCACATCGGTGTTCAGTTCAGCAGACATTGATGCTACGTTTGCGACCGTGTTTTCAATTGTACGCGGAGTCGCTTGCTGAATTGGAGCGGATGTCCTCGGAATGGTTTCGCGTTCGATATCTCGGAGCCTTTCGAGAAACTTGCTCAGGAAAATGTTCCGAATTGTTAATTCTTCATGCGACCGAGTCATGTACTCAGCACCTTTCCAGAGCTCCAATCCGATCTGCTGATTCGTCTGCCCGCTGCCTTGAAATCCCGCGTTCTGATGTACTTCAGACGCGAGTGTTTGGGCAGTAAAGATCAGTTGGTCGATTTTCTCGCGATTATCAAGAGTAATGAACGAACCGCCATTCAGAATTTCCATATCTCTATCTCCACAGTCCTATCTACCGCTCTTTTTTGTTCCCCAACCATCGTCAAACGAAAAGAGAAAGGTTCGCGAAACCTCGCAAACCCTTCTGCCCAATTAACCTTCGTTTCGTTTTACGCCGCAGCCGCAAGTGAGCCGGATGCGTTTGACGACGTCACAAACCGTTCCTGATTCTTTTTCAGAATGCGGGAGATAGTTGAATGAGTGGTGTTGATCGAACGCGCGGCCCGGCGCAGATTTCCGTTTGAGCGTTTTAGGGCGTGTTCGACAAACATTGCGGCGGCCTTGATGTACACGCTATCAAGATCGTCTGTCGCCGGGTCGAGTGTGACGGTCAGGTAGTTGTTTTCCTTTTCGTCAGCTGTTTCTAGTTCGGAGCGGAATCTGGTCTCTCCACTTAGCATACTGTTGACGACCTGAAGAGTGATCGCCGGTTCGTCAATGGTTTCGACTGCAAGGCGGGTTGCGAAATTTCTAATCTCTCTGTAGTTCCCCTTCCATTCGAGTTCCTGGATCGCTACAAGAACTTCTTTTTCGATTTGTAGAGGCTCCTCCAGCCCTATTGTGCCTCTATCGGTCTCTAACTGGTCGAGGAATGTCTCAACAATTCTTTCCTTTTGATAACGAAGCGGCAAGGTTTCAAGCTGAAGAATATTCAGACGGTCGAAGAGATCGGCCCTAAATGTCCCGTTCTTGACCATTGATCGGAGATCTCTTGAAGTCGCAGCAACAACCCGCACATCAATTTCGCGTTCCATCGTTCCGCCAACCCGACGAATGCGTCTTTCTTCGACCGCTTTCAGAAACTTCGCCTGAAGTCCAAGCGAGAGTTCTCCGATCTCGTCGAGGAAGAGTGTTCCGCCTTGTGCGGCTTCGAACAAACCCGCTTTCGCAGCGATTGCACCGGTGAATGCACCTCGCTCGTATCCAAAAAGCTCTGACTCCAAAAGTTCAGACGTAAAACTGGCGCAGTTGACGCTTACAAAATCTCGTTTCGACCTGGGACTAAGATCGTGCATTTGGTGGGCAATGGTTGTCTTTCCAGTGCCTCTCTCCCCCGTAATGAGGACGTAATGCGGAACTCTGGCGAATAGGACGATTTTTTCATCCAAGATTGACCTTCCCTTGAAAGCACAGTCATCAACATAATTATCGGCCATAAGGTAACTTCTCCCACGAACAACTTTCGGCTTGCAGAGCTGTTTCGGCTACAAATCCGGTCTTTCCCTGCGAGAAAAACCCGATTCACCCTTTCGATAGTTAAGCCTGCATAACTAAAAACCCGCGATAAACGCGGTGGTTACCTTTTATATACCTTTTTTTTCTGATTTTTTTTTACATCGCGAATGTTTCGTTTATTAGCGGAATGCCGTTCTGATCTACAAACACTTTCGCGGAGCCGCCGAGACTGGTCACGGATTCGAGAGCTGGTTCGATAAGCCATTCTGGTAGGATTACAGGTTCCTGTTTTGTGAGTTTCTCGGTTGCGGCCTGTAATTCCGGAAGAAACGATATGCTTGTCGATTCGGGCGGATAAAGAAGCAAGACCCTTTCGAGAGCGAGCCACGGCAACTCCTCCGGCAAGAAAAATCTCTGCTTTCCGTGCTGAACAATATTGACAAGGCCCATTCCCCGCAATTCGCGAATCTGTTCAAAGGTCGAAGGACAAATCTCTGTAAGAAGTTGTCCCTGGAACCTTGCGGAACGCACCGTGATATCGCCAATCAGATCGACGCTGTTCTTCTCGAAATCGACAACACGCAACACCTCGTTCGCGGTCGTTGGAATACTCGAACGGAGGCCAAAGTGCTGCCGAATATCTCTAAGCCATTCTTCGGAGATTTTTACTCCGACCAGTCGCGTACCACCATCTGTTGTGGTCCGAACTATATTCAACGCGTCGTGACTAAGCGTTTTCAGATATTTCCATATAGGAAGCAATGCACCGCTAAGGATGTGTACGGTCCTGTTCTCAAATTCAGGTATCTTGTTCTCTTCCTCGATCCACCAGTCTTCCGCTCTGGTCTTCGGGACTATGCGATACCGTTGATTCAACTCGTTCTCGCGAAGATAGGCTACATTGCGGCCGAAAGGCTTTGTTATCGAGAACATCTGATACCGCTCCCCTGTTTCTGGATCGGTATGGGACAATGTTTTTCTCACCGCTATGAACGATCCGTCTCGCCGGTCCTGATAGAACTGATGTATCTCGCTGGCCGCCATGTCCAGATATCTGGCCGGCGTCGTTGCGACTTTAAGTTCCAATTTGTAATAAACCGTCTTTGCTCCGGTCAGGGGATCTGAATTAAGAACCTGGGGCGATCCCGAGATGACGACTGACATCGCTTTCAGGTCTTCCATCCCATCATCGAGCTTTCCTTTCTGTTTTAGATATTCGATTGTTTCGAGGAATGTTGAATAGAAATAGTCGAAGAGAGCATTCTGCCGGTCCACCTCAAGCGAAAGCAGCCTGTTTAGGAATCGAGGGATATTGGTCTTCTCGCTGTCGGGGATCTGCTCGTCACCATCGACCGTTTTAACAAGCCCCATATCCCTCAGCGCCTGTTTCGGATCATCGAGCCCCTCGATCTCCCGGCCTTTCATGATGCCAGTGAGTACAACACTTAACGCCGAACGCCCTTCTCTCGATTCAAGGTTATATTTATCAAGATTACCGGCCTTTTCGGCACGGCGGTCGCCCTTTGTAAGGGCTCCCATATTACCAAGCCTTCGGGCGATAGTTGAGGAGAATCTTTTCTCACCGCCGAGTTCCGTGAAGACGAGCAGGTAGACTGGCGGTGCGACCTGTCCTGTGCGATGAGTACGCCCGAAATCCTGGATCTGTTTATCGGCGGACCATTTTAGCTCCGCAGCGATATGGAGACGTCTCTGCTGATTCCCAACGGACTTGCCTGCATGAAGGCTGTCCCCTGTCGATGCCACTTCGGACATGACCGCGATCCGTTTGTCACCATTCTGAAAAGCATTCTTTTCATGCAGGTTGATAAGCTTTGAAGGGACACCAGCGAGTTGTCGCGGCCGATACTCCAATGTGCCATTCGCTGTTCGGATCAAGCGTTTCTTCCGACCGGTCATCTCTGCAATATTCTCTACCCCGAAGTAATTCACGAGTTGATCAAGCGGATGCTCAGGAACTTCCAGAATTGAAAGCTTATCCAATAGCTCGGCTCTTAGTTGCAAAGCTGCACGACTCTCAACCTGCTCGCCGTTTGCGTCAACGAGAGGGATGTATTCTATAGTTCCGCTATATGGATTGGTTCTTTCCTGGAAGCACGCGGTCGGGAAACAATTTGCGACGAGTCGTGTAAGAGTTTCTCTTGGACTAAAATCGAGGCTATCGATAGCCTCTTCCTGATCCGCCGCCCGCTCTATCTGCTTCTTGGTCTGGCTCTCACCCGTGCCCGTTATCGACACCACAATGGACTCTTTTCTGCCGAGAGCACCTTCGATCTCTCGGATAAGAGTCGGCACCTTAAATGCCGTGATCAGATTGCGAAAGCAGCGTTGATGCTCAGCCCAGAATTGATTTAGAGCACTGCTTCGGGTCGCCTTGCCGGAGTTGGTTAGATCAAGGGCTCGATGAATATTGCGAAAAACTTCCTGCCAGCCTTGGGCCATATTGTCGTACATCATTCGCTGAGCGGGAGTGAGTTTATGAATGACCTCACGAAATTCGACCGACAGGCCCGACTCGGGATCGGTTCCCATACTTAGGTTGCCGCATAGGTATCGTCCCATCGCCTTAAGGTCGCGGCATACCATTTCCAGCGCCCCGACACCGCCAGACTCGATTTCTTCGGCGAACTGTTCAAACCCTAGCGGAAAGTTAGTCCCCTCGCCCCATAAACCAAGCCGCGACATGTAAGCGAGATGTCTAACCTCACCCGCCGAGGTTGCAGAGGAATAGACAACTCTCACATCCGGGAACTTCTCAGGATTCTGGATCTCAAGTACGGCTGCTCCGGTCTGTGTCGATTTGCCGCGGTCGTCGGCAAAAGCGTACTTAGCCTTGTGCCCTTCATCGAAGATCACGACTCCGGTGGGTCCAAGCCATCGTGTAATTTGATCGAGCCGTTTATTGCCCTTTTTCGATCTGGCTATTAGCGATCGATACGTGCAGAAAACTATTCCTTCATGAATGTCTATCTCCTGATCGGCTGTAAAGTCATTGATTAGCCTGATCGGTGGCGTCAGGCCAAGTCGTTTGAATTCATCGGAAACTGCTTCGATAAGATCCGCCTTTACAGAAAACCAAACAGCCCGCCGTCTTCCCTGAAACCAGTTATCGAGAACTATTCCAGCTAATGTCGCAGTCTTACCCGTTCCGGTTCCGTCTCCGATGCTGATGCCCGCTCGCGATCCGTCCGCCAGCGTCTGCTCGTGCGCCTGTCCAGCGTAGACTATTCGCTCCACCTGCATGGCCGATAGCTTTCCCGTTTCAGATAGACATCTCGGCAAGCGTGGCCGGTACCGGATCGGCGGTGGTTCGACGTTGGCAAGACCGGGTGGTTCGACGATCACTCCCGGATGTGGCGAACCACCGGTAATAAATCGCGGCGAGTAAACTTGAATTTCGAGATCATCTTGGGTTTGTTCTACTGTTCCCGTCCCATTACTCGGAATTAGTACAGTCGCAGGAAGCCCTTCCGAACTTCGTTCTTGAATGGAATACATTGCTTTTTCTATTGATCAAAAACGGAGATCTAACGAAATGGATTGTTCAAAGGCATCCTCGACCGACCGAGCAGCAATATGCGGAACCGCTTCAAGGTCGGACATCGAAGGTGAATCGATCATGAGCGACTTTGTCCCGAGAATGAGCGTTGTCTTGACGCTCGTGCCGTTGCCGTAGAACTCCCGCCCGGGCAGTTCGATGGAGGCTTTTACCTGTATTTCAGGGGAAAGATATTCCCAGAACCGATTTCCACTGTGGGATTTCGGAGAACCGCTCTCACCAAGGATCACCGCGAATCGCCCGCCTTTCTTTAGCCTTCGTAATGCCGATTCGATATGACGAAAGCCGAAGTCCCGACTGTTATTTTTCACGCGGCCGCCAGTCGAAGAAAATGGCGGATTGGCGAGAACGATGTCGGGAAGTAGATCCTCAGGCAGACGATCGTCGATGAACTCTGCATCGAAACAATATGGCTGGAACCCCAACGCCAAAGCGGAGCCTCTCCTCCTAGGGTCGATCTCATTAGCTATCAGTTTGGCTCCAGAAGCAGACGCCCATACCGCAAGACAACCCGTACCACAGGAAGGTTCGAGCCCTGTCTCGCCCTGCTTAATGTTCAAAAGATAGGCGGCTAGATACGCAATCGTTGCCGGCGTCGAGAACTGTTGATAGGTGATCTGAGTTTCACTTCTCCACGTCTGCGTTGGAAGTCGTTTTTGTAAAGGTCTTACGACAGCAGAGACTGCTTCGATTGGATCCGTTGATGCGAGCAGATCGGGCCCGTACTTTTTCAGAATAAGTAGGTTCAACGCAGTTTCAGCTATCTCGTGATAGATATGAGCATCGACGTTGAAATCAAAGACACCACTTTCCTTGCAGATCTCAATAAGTTCTTTGTTGGAGATCTTTCGATCGCCATCAATTATGCCTGCGACTTGTTCGATTAGATCTCGGAATGAGGTATAGGAAACGGTTGGCTCGCACATGACGCAAACTGTCAGCCGCTAATTTCTTATGGCGAGATTCCAACGAATTGATGGCTAGCCTCTTCGAAACATTCAGGAGTTAGCAATCCAAGCCATTCGGAAACTTGCAGATATTTAAGAGAGGCTCCCGCGATCAGAGCATCGTCAATTCCTTTGAAATGTCTATCCCATGCGAGAATTTTTATGGGTGCGTCGCAGGACAAGAACTGCTGTTCCCGAATTCGCAGAGTGAGTAATGATGCCATTGCTCTCGCTACATGTGGATTTGTGAAGCAATCTGCGTCGAATGCGATTTCCAGAATCCTTCGCCGCGCGACTTTAACAATTTCCTGATGCGACGTTGCGACTCCGCCATTGGCGACGACATATCGATCCCGCAAGAAGTGCTGGGCCGCCACAGCTTTGAAGACACCTTCGGTAACAAGCACCGTCCTAGTCGTATTTCCTGTAAAACCCACGGAGCCTTCGTAATGAAGCGGCGTTCCAGAACTACATCCTTCACGCTTTCCGATCGACGACAGCCATTTATACTTTCCGGGCGTATTCTTAGTCTTTCCGATAGCTTTGATCTGGCAGGCCTGAATCAAACCGTTCGAATCTAAGAACGGAATCAAAAGAAGGTCATCATCATAGTCGAAATCACTACCAAGTCGCAGGATTCCATTCGATCCCTGCCAGAATCCTGGTACACCTTTGAAGGTTGGAATAGCTCTTGTCTCTCTTACGAGTAACTTGATAAGCGATAGAGCTAAAGCGTGCCTGTCGACAACTAATTTTGGCAATATTCCGAAGCTTTCGACGCCATGACCTTGAATCGTTAACCATTCGTTGCCGAGGATTCCATTGCCGTTCTCAGGTAAGGGCGAAAGCTTAATTAGGCTCTGATAGATCTTATTCCTGACTTCGAGGGAGGCTACACAAGGTGGTTTCGAGCGAGACAGATGTTTTTGTGGCAGAGCATGACGGATTCTTGATGGGCTCCGAAAATCGTGATAAAAAATTCCCCAACCTTTGCTGCTAAGTCTGTCGGCGTTTGTCACGGAACGAGCACAGAACGCGATGTTGTGATCTTTAGTCGTGCTGCACCAGTCCGGTTTTCCGCAAATTCGGCACGGAGATCTTCTCGAGACTCGCTGGTATCCAGTCATCATAACTTTCCAGCGTTTCCTACCGCTTCTTTGTTATTTCGTAGCTGCGTTAGTTAGGCAGATTAAGGTAACATCTACTGCTTTGCGGAGGCCTAAGTGCAGGAAATCTATTGGGGAAAAGGCCCAACCCTTACAGTGGCCGTAAACCCTCGCAACTCTTTGCTGATAAACTGTTTTGCCCATATTCCCACCAACACTCCCGTAGGAAAAAGTACTGTTTTTTTCCTACAAGAATAAGGCTACATCATCTCAATTGACTTCAACGTAGACTCACCACGCTGTTCTGGTGTATCGCGACATTTGTCATTGACAAATGTCACTTTACACCGCATCACTAATAGTGATGGATAAGCGACAGCAGCCACATATTAAAAAACTTGGAGTCTTCACGCTCGCTCAGGGCAAGGCTGCGGGAATTAGATGAAGGGCTATCGAATCGTCACAGTCGAACGGGCGGTGCTGGAGGCTCTAAAATTTATCACGAAAATAGGAGAACGAACGGCCATTAAAGCCGCCAGAGAAGCTCTTGCAACAAGAAAGACCACGGAAGCAAAGCTTGTAAAAGCAGCAAGAGAACTTGAGCTTGAATCGGTACTGGCCAAACATTTAGAGGTCATCGTGCCATGACCACCAAAGCGCAAACTTCAGTGCGGCAAAGGCTCATAAACCTGAATGTTGAGATCGGTGTGCCGTTTCAGAATTTGGAAACGGCTTTATACGAGGGCATCCGCCAGGGCTATCGAGCGGGAACAGGCGCGATCTACAAGCGAGGGCTGCGTCTCCCACACCGCAGCCCTCTTTCGGACAGCACATCTTCGGGCGAAGAGTAACTGGCCGAACGATCATCTTACTACATTTATGTAAGTTATAACCTTTTCCGCTAGTATTTTGGCTTCATCTCTTCCAGCCGCCTGTCCATATCGCGGAAAAAGCCGGTCACAACTGTTGAAACCATCCTTAGCCGGGCAGCCTCCGTCGCCGCTGTTTGATTTATCAATGCGGCTTCAGTTCGGCCTTCAAAGTTGAGTTGATTTGATACTTTCTCCATGTCGGCCGAACGTCGAATGCCGGAAAGCTGGATTCCGGCACCTTGTCTGGTGCTTGAAGAGGCGATCGAACTTCCCGTATTGAAAGCCTGCTTGCTTTGCAACGCCTGCGTTTCGAGCGCCTGATTGATTTCACCCTGATAGACATTGCTCGCCTCTACCTTCGTGTCTCCGACGATGCCGGTGTTGTTGTTTTGAAGTGCGATGTTACTTCTGGTCGTTGAGTCCATCTGCTTGTTTACTTCTTGAATAGGATGCTTATTTCTCGACCAGTCAAAAAGTTCCTGACCCGTGCGTATCGGAACGGAAGTTCCGGCGATCGAGGAGCCGCCGGGGGTGAATTCGTAGGTCTTCATCCCAAATCGCTCAAGGTTGCCCTGACCACGCAGTTCTACTTCCTTCATTCCGTCGATGGTTCGAGCTTCTTTAGTTCCTTGAGCTTCCGCTAACGTTCCTGCGATCTCCCGCTTGGTTGCCGCTGCACTGCTGCTCAGGCCATAGTTCTTGGTCGCCTCGGCCAGCAATGTCTGCGTCACCTGATTTGCCCGGATTTGTCCCAAACTGGTGGTAAGGCCGCCTTCGACTCCGGCAACGGATGACACCAATCGGGCGTCCGTTGATTGGTTTGCGGCCTCTAGGGATTTTCTTGCGGCCGTCTGCTCGGCATTGTAGATGCCCTGAATTTGGGTGTTTTCGGCTTGTCGATTGATGGCGGCTCCCGCAACTAATCCGTATGTCTCAAGCGCCGTTCCGATACTCGAAAGCATCCAGCCCATCGAGATCTGAGAGACACTCTCATAGACCTGACCTCGCAGAACTCTGTAACTGAGCCACGGAACGAGAATGAAACAGAGGCTGGAAACGAAGAACAACGCAGTGACGATCAGAGCACTTGAAGCTGGATCATAGGCACCGTTGGTTATGATCTTCGCGGTTACTGGATCAAGAGAAAATGTACTCTCCCCGTTGTAGATAGAAAGCGCAAGAACGCCGAGGCCATAGCAAACATATAGGGTCACTTCCTTTACTATCGGAAATGCAAGCGCAAAAGTAGCTACGCCCCAACAGAATGGATAGAACATCTGGGCGGCAAATTTCTCGTCAAAACCAAAAGCTGCGAGGACGGGCGCGGCGAGTTTCAGTCCTATTAAGATAAATAGCCCCGCGATCGCAAGAAAGAGTCCGCCGAACTTGATGATGTTCTGTCCGATCACCATAAATGTGAACATACGGGGCAGACTCCAGCCAAGGATATTAAGTTCACCGGTAATGTCCTTTACCGTCGATTCCTTATCCATAATGATGCCGACAAGTCCGGGCTCGCCGTTCGGAAGTCGCTCTGCGAGCAATGAATTAGGATCCTCGACTGCAAAGTTTGCTTTCACAAACTTTTTCATCTTGTCGTCGAATTCTGTCACTAGCGAACGGTTGTAAGCCCGGATAGGACGGGCGAAAAACTTACCCGTTATCGTAAGGCCATCAATGATGAACGGGCTCGCTCCGATCAACACCATGAAAATGATCGAACGGATCGCCCAGGCAACGAGTTGCTCGGGTCCAAGGCCGCGGTTGTCATGGAACCGGCGAATAAAAGCAAAGATCAAGACAAAACTCGCTATGATCCACGCAAGAAACATAAGGATCGGCATGAGCGGCTTTATGATCGTATTGAGAACGGACTGAAATAGCCATTCCTGTCCAGTCCGCATGAGATTCTTGATCTGTTCGCTAAAACTGGGTGCAGGCGGTTTTGGCGGAACAACTGGGCCGGGAGACGGTGTCGCAATCGGGTTCGCGGGGTATCTATTCTCGAATTCGCGAAGTGCCGGTGCCGGACTCCCATCCAGCGGCGGCATAAACGGAGAATCCGAGTTGATCGTCATTATTAGGTCATTCGCCGTCACAGGCTGTCCGTTCATCGTTCCTACCGGAGTCTGGCCCTCGACGCGAGGAGGGCGCGGCCGGGTTTGCCCGGCCGCTGTATCGGCGAGGAGGTATGGCGAGACGAGGTAGGCGAGAACGATTAGAGCTGTCGCTAAAGCGTGGCGAAATGGAGTCGCGTTTCTCATGGCTTTGTTTGTTCTATTTCTTTAGATTCGATCGTTTTGGCGGTTATGGAAGGGGACTTTCATAGACGTCGTCATTCCATACTTCATAGCGTTCGAGTTCGCGAAGAAACTCGTCCGAGGCTCGGGTGATCCCGGTCATCATCTCAGTGCTTCGTCGAATCTCTTTTCCGAATTCTGTCATCTGCTCGATCTTGAGGCCGTAGGCAATAAATTTTGCCTGGATCTTCGCTTCAAGCTCGCGCAGTTGTCCTTCGACTGTTGAAATACGCAGATTGATCGCGAGCATCTGATCGATCAGAGATTGAACACCATCCCGATTGGCTGCCGGATTAGCTTCTATCGCGCGGGTTTCATCTGCGATCTTCTCTCGTTCTTCATACAGCTTGGCTAGATCGAGAAGCATGTTTTCACGGTCGAAGAGCATCCGTTCGAGTTCAGAATCGAGCTTTGCGAGGCGTTCAAGATTCTTGAGGTGGGCATCGGCGCTTCGACCGATCGAATGCCGAAGGAAATCGTCAAGGTCTCGCTTGTTTGCGTCCATATCGAAGATGCCGTTCTTAAGGCGTCGTGCGATATTGACGACAGAATGAATCTGGCTCGTGATGGTCGCCTCAATTCGTTTCTTTAGTTCAAAGGTGCCCCGTATCAGACGGCCGATGGTCGCATATGTAGTTATCAGCTGCTTGTGCCGCATGACTTGCTCTTCAACCTTACCGAGGATCCCTCTCAGATTAGTTACGCTTTCCACCATCTTTTCGTACTGCTTGACCGCTTGTTCATAGGTATCGATATAGTGGTTGATGGTCTCCACCCACCGTGCTGCCTCCTCGACCCTCTTCTCAACCTGGAGAATATACTGTGACGGATCGAATACCGTCCACTGTGCCCGGGCCGGGCGAACGTCGAAACCAATAAAGATCGACGAAAGAACTGCCCCGAAAACGAGATGTCTTACTATTCCGTTACTTCCGATCATGCTGATACCTCCAAACCGTTCAATTCATTCAGGTCAAAAGAAGATATTTCCGTGAGTCCGACTGCGGTCAATCCGCTCGGGTACTTTGAGGCCAGCCAGGACACGACGATCTCAGGTGGCAGGTCGGGCCGAATATTCTCGACAAGTCTTCGCGCATTCGCTTCGTTCGTGTCGTTGGTGTTAGCCCAAAGCATCGCCGGCGAAAGACGGATCTCGGCCATCTGGACGATCTTGTCCGCTCCGCTGCCGATGACAAAAACCCATTGTGTAAATCGCCCGTATTGATTTCTGATCGCACGAATCGCGGCAACTGTCTCAGGGGCAAGCTCGCAATCCGACGCCAGTCGGTCAAAACCTCCGATCTGTTTGCCGATCATCTTTACGCCGGAGTTCTTCACAAGATCTATTCCGATCTCATTCGGACGCTCCGCAGTTCCGGTAAAATGCTCGTAGGCCTGGGAGAAGAGCACCGTTACTAATCCTTCCTTGCGTCCTGTCACAGTTGCCTCGGCAATGAGTTCCTGTATCGCCGGAAAGTGTTTGTTGATCTCGCGCATTTCGTCGCAAAGGAATAGGATCGGGGTCTTTTGCTTCCGCTCGTCTTCTTCGCCTATCTCCTGCATTATCTGGGCGCTGATCCGAAAGCCGACGCTTTCACGGATCTTTTCGTCAAGGCCGCTGATACCTGAGAGCTCAAATACGTCGAACAAAGACGGAACGTCGTAGTCAGGATGGGTTGGCGAATTAAGCCACGGATCCTTTCGGTGAACATTAAGTTTCAAATAGAGTTCGCTGGCTTGTGCTTGTTGCGCAGGCTCCCAGTGATAGGTCTTTAGAACATCCAGAAAGTGTCCAAGCGTTGGTTGGAATTTCGGTCTGCCGGCCCCATTGCGAGAGATCGCCATCTTGTAGACCTCATCGATAACGGTGGCGGCAATAGCACTTGTGATCGCGTCTGTCTTTGCTGTTTTGCTTAGAATGAGAATGTCCATCAACACCATTGAAAGCTGGCGCTTCGTGGGACGGTTACCTTCCTCGATTCCCGGATAGTTCCAGATGTTGATCGGTTTGGGATCGGCTTCGTTAAATTCGATGTGACGGCCGCCAAAAAGTTTACAGATAGGCTTGAACGAATGCCTGTAGTCCATCACGCGGACCTTTACGTTCCCGCGGTGTGCCCGGATGTCCGTGATCAGCATAGCCGCAAGAAATGATTTGCCTTCACCGGACGCTGCGGTGACGATGACCGTTGGAGATTTGATCAGTGCCCGATCGTAGAGATCAAGACCAAACATCTGGCC
This sequence is a window from Acidobacteriota bacterium. Protein-coding genes within it:
- a CDS encoding strawberry notch family protein, with product MYSIQERSSEGLPATVLIPSNGTGTVEQTQDDLEIQVYSPRFITGGSPHPGVIVEPPGLANVEPPPIRYRPRLPRCLSETGKLSAMQVERIVYAGQAHEQTLADGSRAGISIGDGTGTGKTATLAGIVLDNWFQGRRRAVWFSVKADLIEAVSDEFKRLGLTPPIRLINDFTADQEIDIHEGIVFCTYRSLIARSKKGNKRLDQITRWLGPTGVVIFDEGHKAKYAFADDRGKSTQTGAAVLEIQNPEKFPDVRVVYSSATSAGEVRHLAYMSRLGLWGEGTNFPLGFEQFAEEIESGGVGALEMVCRDLKAMGRYLCGNLSMGTDPESGLSVEFREVIHKLTPAQRMMYDNMAQGWQEVFRNIHRALDLTNSGKATRSSALNQFWAEHQRCFRNLITAFKVPTLIREIEGALGRKESIVVSITGTGESQTKKQIERAADQEEAIDSLDFSPRETLTRLVANCFPTACFQERTNPYSGTIEYIPLVDANGEQVESRAALQLRAELLDKLSILEVPEHPLDQLVNYFGVENIAEMTGRKKRLIRTANGTLEYRPRQLAGVPSKLINLHEKNAFQNGDKRIAVMSEVASTGDSLHAGKSVGNQQRRLHIAAELKWSADKQIQDFGRTHRTGQVAPPVYLLVFTELGGEKRFSSTIARRLGNMGALTKGDRRAEKAGNLDKYNLESREGRSALSVVLTGIMKGREIEGLDDPKQALRDMGLVKTVDGDEQIPDSEKTNIPRFLNRLLSLEVDRQNALFDYFYSTFLETIEYLKQKGKLDDGMEDLKAMSVVISGSPQVLNSDPLTGAKTVYYKLELKVATTPARYLDMAASEIHQFYQDRRDGSFIAVRKTLSHTDPETGERYQMFSITKPFGRNVAYLRENELNQRYRIVPKTRAEDWWIEEENKIPEFENRTVHILSGALLPIWKYLKTLSHDALNIVRTTTDGGTRLVGVKISEEWLRDIRQHFGLRSSIPTTANEVLRVVDFEKNSVDLIGDITVRSARFQGQLLTEICPSTFEQIRELRGMGLVNIVQHGKQRFFLPEELPWLALERVLLLYPPESTSISFLPELQAATEKLTKQEPVILPEWLIEPALESVTSLGGSAKVFVDQNGIPLINETFAM
- a CDS encoding sigma 54-interacting transcriptional regulator translates to MDEKIVLFARVPHYVLITGERGTGKTTIAHQMHDLSPRSKRDFVSVNCASFTSELLESELFGYERGAFTGAIAAKAGLFEAAQGGTLFLDEIGELSLGLQAKFLKAVEERRIRRVGGTMEREIDVRVVAATSRDLRSMVKNGTFRADLFDRLNILQLETLPLRYQKERIVETFLDQLETDRGTIGLEEPLQIEKEVLVAIQELEWKGNYREIRNFATRLAVETIDEPAITLQVVNSMLSGETRFRSELETADEKENNYLTVTLDPATDDLDSVYIKAAAMFVEHALKRSNGNLRRAARSINTTHSTISRILKKNQERFVTSSNASGSLAAAA